In a genomic window of Cynocephalus volans isolate mCynVol1 chromosome 1, mCynVol1.pri, whole genome shotgun sequence:
- the KCNS1 gene encoding LOW QUALITY PROTEIN: potassium voltage-gated channel subfamily S member 1 (The sequence of the model RefSeq protein was modified relative to this genomic sequence to represent the inferred CDS: substituted 1 base at 1 genomic stop codon): protein MLLLLVQRTHVENHXSKPILPTTLGGQRATAMVNESAGPGARVPWRRRDEALRVNVGGVRRLLSAHALARFPGTRLGRLQAAASEEQARRLCDDYDAAAREFYFDRHPGFFLVLLHFYRTGRLHVLDELCVFAFGQEADYWGLGESALATCCRAPYLERRVTRPRAWDEDSDTPSSVDPSPDDISDVQRELASYNAAPCGRLRRRLWLTMENPGYSLPSKLFSCVSIGVVLASIAAMCIHSLPEYQAREAAAAVAAVAAGRSAEDVRDDPVLRRLEYFCIAWFSFEVSSRLLLAPSTRNFFCHPLNLIDIVSVLPFYLTLLAGMALGDRGGGGGEEIGDLSKVVQVFRLMRIFRVLKLARHSTGLRSLGATLKHSYREVGILLLYLAVGVSVFSGVAYTAEKEEDVGFDTIPACWWWGTVSMTTVGYGDVVPVTVTGKLAASGCILGGILVVALPITIIFNKFSHFYRRQKALEAAVRNSDHREFEDLLSSVDGVSEVSLETSRETSQEGRSVDLETQTPKESPNSHIY, encoded by the exons atgctgctgctgctagtccagagaacacatgttgagaaccactgatctaaacCGATTCTCCCAACAACCCTAGGTG GCCAGCGCGCCACAGCCATGGTGAATGAATCCGCGGGGCCCGGCGCCAGGGTGCCCTGGCGGCGAAGGGACGAGGCCCTGCGGGTGAACGTGGGCGGAGTGCGGCGTCTGCTGAGCGCGCACGCCCTGGCACGCTTCCCAGGCACGCGGCTGGGCCGCCTGCAGGCGGCGGCGTCCGAAGAGCAAGCGCGGCGCCTGTGCGACGACTACGACGCGGCGGCCCGCGAGTTCTACTTCGACCGGCACCCGGGCTTCTTCCTGGTCTTGCTGCACTTCTACCGCACCGGCCGCCTGCACGTGCTCGACGAGCTGTGCGTCTTCGCCTTCGGCCAGGAGGCCGACTACTGGGGCCTGGGCGAGAGCGCGCTGGCCACGTGCTGCCGTGCGCCCTACCTGGAGCGGCGCGTGACGCGCCCGCGCGCCTGGGACGAGGACAGCGACACCCCGAGTAGCGTGGACCCGAGCCCAGACGACATCTCCGACGTGCAGCGCGAGCTGGCGAGCTACAATGCGGCGCCCTGCGGCCGCCTGCGCCGCCGCCTCTGGCTCACTATGGAGAACCCCGGCTACTCGCTGCCCAGCAAGCTCTTCAGCTGCGTCTCCATAGGCGTGGTGCTCGCCTCCATCGCTGCCATGTGCATCCACAGCCTGCCCGAGTACCAGGCCCGAGAGGCAGCGGCCGCTGTGGCTGCGGTGGCCGCAGGCCGCAGCGCCGAAGATGTGCGCGATGACCCGGTGCTGCGACGCCTGGAGTACTTCTGCATCGCCTGGTTCAGCTTCGAGGTGTCGTCTCGCCTTCTGCTGGCGCCCAGCACGCGCAACTTCTTCTGCCACCCTCTCAACCTCATCGACATCGTGTCTGTGCTGCCCTTCTATCTCACGCTGCTGGCCGGCATGGCGTTAGGTGACAGAGGCGGCGGGGGCGGCGAGGAGATCGGCGACCTGAGCAAGGTGGTGCAGGTGTTCCGCCTCATGCGCATCTTCCGCGTGCTCAAGTTGGCCCGCCACTCCACAGGGCTGCGCTCGCTGGGCGCCACACTCAAG CACAGCTACCGTGAGGTGGGCATCTTACTGCTGTACCTGGCCGTAGGTGTGTCAGTGTTCTCCGGTGTGGCCTACACAGCTGAAAAGGAGGAGGACGTGGGCTTTGACACCATCCCAGCCTGCTGGTGGTGGGGCACAGTGAGCATGACCACTGTGGGCTACGGGGACGTGGTGCCCGTGACAGTGACTGGCAAGCTGGCAGCCTCAGGCTGCATTCTAGGGGGCATCCTGGTGGTAGCGCTccccatcaccatcatcttcaaCAAGTTCTCCCACTTCTACCGGCGCCAGAAGGCTCTGGAGGCAGCCGTGCGCAACAGTGACCACCGGGAGTTTGAGGACTTGCTGAGCAGCGTTGATGGGGTGTCGGAGGTGTCTCTGGAGACATCCCGGGAGACCTCTCAGGAGGGACGGTCTGTAGACCTGGAGACCCAGACCCCCAAGGAGTCTCCAAACTCTCATATTTATTAA